The Maridesulfovibrio salexigens DSM 2638 region CCAGAATCCTGATGTTGATGAGAGCTTCCGCCTTGGCCTTATCTGTCCAGACCAACTGACCGCGGCGGGTGATTTCATCACGGAGCATGGAGCGGATTTTAGGCTCAAGCCAGCGTTCGAGAGTGGGGTTTTCCACTTTTGCGATAGCAACTTCATGGAATTGTTTACTGACCCTGTTCGGTTCAGTCGCAGAGTTATGGTAGCCGCAAGCAGATACAGCAAAAACAACACACAGCAGCAGGACCAGCTTTTTCACAGAATTCATAATAACCACAGCTTTAACTCCTTGTCTTTGCATAGGTGAGTCGCACACCTGAACTTACGAAGCGGCGAAGCCATAATAAAAGTTTTTGAAGGGGATGGGGTCTGGGTAAGGGGAAACTCTTGCAAGAGTTTCCCCTTACCCAGCCGCCGGAGGCAAACCTAGTTCGCCACAATATTAATCAACTTGCCGGGAACAACGATAACTTTGCGGATGGTTTTGCCATCGGTATGCTTGGTTACGTTTTCGTGGGCAAGTGCTGTTTCTTCAATTTCTTCCTTGGAAGCCGCAGCGGGCACGGAGAGTTTACCGCGCATTTTACCGTTAACCTGAATGATGATCAGGATTTCGTCGGTAACCAGTGCTGCTTCATCGTGCTCGGGCCATTCTACTTCGGCGATGTAGCCTTCGTAACCCATTGCAGCCCAGAGCTCTTCGCAGATATGCGGAGCAATGGGGGAAAGCACGGTCAGCACGGTGCTGTATGCGGAAGAGAGAGCGAAGCGGCCATCTTCAGTTTCCATGAGCTTGTCTTTGAGAGAGTATATCTCGTTAACCAGCTCCATGCTTGCAGCGATGACGGTGTTGAACTGGAATTTGTTCTCCATGTCACGACTGGCGCGCTTTACAGTCTCGTGTTCCTTGAGGCGCAGCTTCTTGGCATCGGAAGAAAGTTCCATTGAAGGTTTGGCACATGCGCCGGTTGCGCTGAGCTTACCTTCGAATTCTTCTGCCAGTCTCCAGATTCTGTTCAGGAAGCGATGTGCTCCTTCCAGACCCTGATCAGACCATTCGAGGTCTTTTTCAGGCGGGGAGGCAAAGAGGATAAACAGTCTGGTGGCGTCCGCACCGTACTTGTTGATCATGGCGTTGGGGTCAACAACGTTGCCTTTGGATTTAGACATCTTGGCACCGTCTTTGAGAACCATGCCCTGAGTGAGCAGATTCTTGAACGGCTCGCTGAGCTCGGTGTAACCTTCATCACGCAGGATTTTTGTGAAGAATCTTGCATAGAGCAGGTGCAGGATAGCGTGTTCGATACCACCGATGTACTGGTCTACCGGAGTCCAGTATTCAAGGGACTTGCTGTCGAAAGGAGCATCTGCCTTGCGGGAATCGGTGTAGCGCATGAAGTACCAGGAGGATTCCACGAAGGTATCCATAGTATCGGTTTCGCGCTGAGCCATCTTGCCGCATTTGGGGCAGGTGACTTTATGGAAGCTTTCCATATCCGGCAGCGGAGAACGTCCGTCCTCGTTCATAACTGCATCTTCGGGCAGTACAACGGGCAGGTCCTGTTCGGGTACGGGCACAATGCCGCACTCGTCGCAGTAGATTACCGGAATGGGGGAGCCCCAGAAACGCTGGCGGGAAATGTTCCAGTCGCGCAGACGGTAGTTGATGGACTTTTTGCCTTTGCCGGACTTGCCGAGGAAATCAACAATTGCGCCCTTGGCATCTTCGTTAGGCATGCCGTCGAATTCACCGGAATTAACCAATACGCCGGGAGCGGTGTAGGCTTCTTCCATTTCAGCTACATTAAGGGTTTCACCTTCAGGCTGGATAACTACCTGCTTGGGCAGGTCGTATTTTTTAGCAAATTCAAAGTCGCGCTGGTCGTGTGCGGGAACAGCCATTACTGCGCCGGTACCGTAGCCCATGAGTACGAAGTTGGCCACGTAGATGGGCATCTTCTGACCGTTGAGCGGGTTGATGCAGTATGCACCGGTAAAAACGCCTTCTTTTTCAAGGTCGTCAGCACCGCGTACAATGCGGTCCATGTTGGAAACCTTGTGTACAAACTCGCGGACTTTATCTGCTTCAGGCTTGCCTTCGATGAGCTTTTCCACCATGGGATGCTCGGCTGCCAGAGACATGAAAGTTGCACCGAAAAGGGTGTCCGGGCGGGTGGTGAAAACACTGATGGT contains the following coding sequences:
- the lptE gene encoding LPS assembly lipoprotein LptE, whose product is MNSVKKLVLLLCVVFAVSACGYHNSATEPNRVSKQFHEVAIAKVENPTLERWLEPKIRSMLRDEITRRGQLVWTDKAKAEALINIRILELSDGSRILGDQDVTLKYDMTLKVQMQVTSASDGSLIWNSGPMAVTESYYIGQEDETQQLITKLMVRRLVDRMNQAY
- the leuS gene encoding leucine--tRNA ligase; translation: MGFGKYEPELIENKWQKEWTEKGAFNVEADESRPKYYVLEMFPYPSGKIHMGHVRNYSIGDVVARYKRMKGFNVLHPMGWDAFGLPAENAAIKHNTHPAEWTYANIDDMRTQLKRLGYSYDWRRELATCHPGYYKWEQQFFLKFLEKGLVYRKKSPVNWCETCHTVLANEQVEEGLCWRCDTEVIQKELSQWFMRITDYAEELLESLGELEGGWPERVITMQRNWIGKSIGAELDFEVENSDETISVFTTRPDTLFGATFMSLAAEHPMVEKLIEGKPEADKVREFVHKVSNMDRIVRGADDLEKEGVFTGAYCINPLNGQKMPIYVANFVLMGYGTGAVMAVPAHDQRDFEFAKKYDLPKQVVIQPEGETLNVAEMEEAYTAPGVLVNSGEFDGMPNEDAKGAIVDFLGKSGKGKKSINYRLRDWNISRQRFWGSPIPVIYCDECGIVPVPEQDLPVVLPEDAVMNEDGRSPLPDMESFHKVTCPKCGKMAQRETDTMDTFVESSWYFMRYTDSRKADAPFDSKSLEYWTPVDQYIGGIEHAILHLLYARFFTKILRDEGYTELSEPFKNLLTQGMVLKDGAKMSKSKGNVVDPNAMINKYGADATRLFILFASPPEKDLEWSDQGLEGAHRFLNRIWRLAEEFEGKLSATGACAKPSMELSSDAKKLRLKEHETVKRASRDMENKFQFNTVIAASMELVNEIYSLKDKLMETEDGRFALSSAYSTVLTVLSPIAPHICEELWAAMGYEGYIAEVEWPEHDEAALVTDEILIIIQVNGKMRGKLSVPAAASKEEIEETALAHENVTKHTDGKTIRKVIVVPGKLINIVAN